A single region of the Chryseobacterium culicis genome encodes:
- a CDS encoding linear amide C-N hydrolase, protein MKKFPLILFSLILSVGLWNPSEACTRVVYKGPQNTVITARSMDWRDEIPANLWVLPKGIDRNGQVGSKSVKWTAKYGSLVSTSWDIASSDGMNEKGLVANLLWLGESQYPKFDGKGSKKGIAISLWAQYYLDNFATVKEAVEHSQKEPFVIVSDYIPGTERFTTVHLSISDASGDSAVFEYINGKLVIHHDPSYTVMTNSPIFEEQLALNNYWKGIPGTVMLPGTNRAADRFVRASYYINAIPQTADTRTAVASVFSVIRNCSVPYGISSATEPNISSTRWRSVSDQKNLVYYFETVFTPNTFWVDLKDFDLSSKGKVMKLDLSDNRTYNGKSNAEFKESAPFTFLGLK, encoded by the coding sequence ATGAAAAAGTTCCCATTAATTTTATTTTCTCTGATCCTCTCTGTAGGATTATGGAATCCATCAGAAGCATGTACAAGGGTAGTTTACAAAGGACCACAGAACACCGTTATTACAGCCCGTTCTATGGACTGGCGTGATGAAATCCCTGCCAATTTATGGGTTTTGCCAAAAGGTATAGACCGTAACGGGCAGGTAGGTTCTAAATCAGTAAAATGGACTGCCAAATACGGAAGCCTCGTCAGTACGTCATGGGATATTGCATCATCAGACGGAATGAACGAAAAAGGATTGGTTGCTAATCTGCTTTGGCTGGGAGAATCTCAATATCCAAAATTCGATGGAAAAGGAAGTAAAAAGGGAATTGCCATCTCATTATGGGCACAATATTATCTTGATAATTTCGCCACCGTAAAAGAAGCTGTAGAGCATTCACAAAAAGAACCGTTCGTGATTGTAAGCGATTATATTCCAGGAACAGAGAGATTTACTACCGTTCACCTTTCCATTTCCGATGCTTCAGGAGACAGTGCCGTATTCGAATATATTAACGGAAAACTGGTGATCCACCATGATCCTTCTTACACCGTTATGACCAACTCTCCTATTTTTGAGGAACAGCTCGCTCTTAACAATTACTGGAAAGGGATTCCCGGAACAGTTATGCTTCCTGGGACTAACCGCGCTGCAGACCGCTTTGTGAGAGCTTCATACTACATCAATGCAATTCCGCAGACTGCCGATACCCGCACAGCAGTAGCCAGTGTTTTCAGTGTCATCAGAAACTGTTCTGTACCTTATGGAATCTCTTCCGCTACCGAACCCAATATTTCATCCACAAGATGGCGTTCTGTTTCGGATCAGAAAAACCTGGTATATTATTTTGAAACCGTTTTCACTCCCAACACGTTCTGGGTAGATCTTAAAGATTTTGATTTAAGTTCTAAAGGAAAAGTGATGAAACTGGATCTTAGTGATAACCGCACTTATAATGGAAAATCCAATGCAGAGTTTAAAGAATCTGCACCCTTCACATTCTTAGGATTAAAATAG
- a CDS encoding porin: protein MAFFSIKKKSLILCMLACALSVHAQNQDSLKTTPPPQEEDNVKYPQLQIKGLFQARYLVGMSKDVDVNGLHHTDGSGTDNNFMLKYMRVQVRAQISKRTEVVVLANLADFKNDPKSRVLENAYLKYTFNPKLAITVGQFRPWFGIEETYPIDIIKSLDWSNQYTEFGKLGWTSFQIGMSATGQLQLGEIPFQYAVSVVNGNGKNQINDNDNGKQYSTRLVFGLSKKYHFNVGLNGGTGEVFSKKVYALGIDLSSLIQFDPKWSLDMQLEAKQATNHVLYNSIAPELRPENPDQYLIRGAYFLPNLRYEINHKNLSAFELSCRYEYLDTNFRMASNPRQTITPMFGLEFLKNYGARIQLGVQFDRYKYQVENTSQYNNNLFIVQVQSRF, encoded by the coding sequence ATGGCCTTTTTTTCGATTAAAAAGAAAAGCCTGATCCTGTGCATGCTGGCCTGTGCCTTATCAGTCCATGCACAAAATCAGGATTCTCTGAAGACCACACCTCCTCCACAGGAAGAAGACAATGTAAAATATCCACAGCTGCAGATCAAAGGCCTTTTTCAGGCACGTTATCTGGTAGGAATGTCTAAAGATGTTGATGTAAACGGGCTTCATCATACCGATGGCTCCGGAACTGATAATAATTTCATGCTCAAATACATGAGGGTTCAGGTTCGCGCACAGATCAGTAAACGAACGGAAGTTGTTGTTTTGGCTAACCTTGCCGATTTTAAAAATGACCCCAAAAGCAGAGTTCTTGAAAACGCTTATCTGAAGTATACCTTCAATCCTAAATTAGCCATTACTGTAGGACAGTTCAGACCTTGGTTCGGTATTGAAGAGACTTATCCTATTGATATTATCAAATCTCTAGACTGGTCCAATCAATATACGGAATTTGGAAAACTGGGCTGGACAAGTTTCCAGATCGGAATGTCTGCCACAGGACAACTTCAACTCGGGGAAATCCCTTTCCAATATGCTGTTTCAGTAGTGAATGGAAATGGAAAGAATCAGATCAATGATAATGACAACGGAAAGCAGTATTCTACCCGTCTTGTTTTCGGATTATCTAAAAAATACCATTTCAATGTAGGGCTGAATGGAGGTACCGGAGAAGTCTTCAGCAAAAAGGTGTATGCCTTAGGTATAGATCTAAGCTCACTGATCCAGTTTGATCCAAAATGGAGCCTTGATATGCAGCTGGAAGCTAAACAGGCTACCAACCATGTTCTGTACAACTCCATTGCCCCGGAATTACGTCCTGAAAATCCCGATCAGTATTTGATACGAGGAGCCTACTTCCTGCCGAATCTGAGATACGAGATCAACCACAAAAATCTCAGTGCTTTCGAATTATCCTGCCGCTACGAATATCTTGACACCAATTTCAGAATGGCTTCTAACCCAAGACAGACCATTACCCCAATGTTCGGATTGGAATTCCTGAAAAATTACGGGGCAAGAATTCAGCTGGGAGTACAATTTGACCGCTACAAATATCAGGTGGAAAACACCTCACAATACAACAACAATCTATTTATAGTGCAAGTTCAGAGTAGATTTTAA
- a CDS encoding anion permease, producing MKEINIKNVAITFVVALIIWFIPAPEGVAENAWHLFAIFAATILGIILKAAPMGTMCMMAIGFTALTQVVAPGDAGKSITKALSGFGDKVIWLIGISFFIARGFIKTGLGNRIAFLFIRVFGKSSLGLAYGLGLADVCLAPAIPSNTARGGGIIYPIMKSMAISFDSVPEKPETHRKLGSFLTLNSYYMNLIASSMFLTGTASNPMCQKFAANLGIDITWMSWAAAGFIPGAVAFFVVPLVLYKLYPPELKKTGDAPKMAAQKLKEMGPISRNEWLMLLAFFILLALWIFGGALSIDATTTAFIGLTLLLLTSVLTWEDVKGEKGAWDTIVWFAVLVMMASSLNELGFIGWFSNLIKVQIGGLSWQVAFPVIIIVYFFSHYIFASATAHVAAMYAALLGVGVSLGIPPMLLAMMLGFMGSIYGVLTHYGHGPAPVFFGSGYVDLKAWWVRGLEIGIVLLIIYMVVGGLWMKVLGYY from the coding sequence ATGAAAGAAATTAATATCAAAAACGTAGCGATCACATTTGTTGTTGCGTTAATTATATGGTTCATCCCTGCTCCGGAGGGTGTTGCAGAAAATGCCTGGCATCTTTTTGCCATCTTTGCGGCAACTATTTTAGGGATCATTCTTAAAGCGGCTCCAATGGGTACGATGTGTATGATGGCCATTGGTTTTACAGCCCTTACACAGGTAGTTGCTCCGGGAGATGCCGGAAAATCCATTACCAAAGCTCTTTCCGGTTTTGGAGACAAAGTAATCTGGCTGATCGGAATTTCATTCTTTATTGCCAGAGGATTTATCAAAACAGGATTGGGAAACCGTATCGCCTTTTTATTCATCAGAGTCTTTGGTAAAAGTTCACTGGGACTTGCTTACGGATTAGGACTTGCTGATGTTTGTCTGGCTCCTGCTATTCCGAGTAATACAGCAAGAGGTGGTGGGATTATCTACCCTATTATGAAATCTATGGCAATAAGCTTCGATTCCGTTCCTGAAAAACCGGAAACCCATAGAAAACTAGGATCATTCCTGACTTTGAACAGCTATTATATGAACCTCATCGCTTCTTCCATGTTCCTTACCGGGACAGCCAGTAACCCGATGTGTCAGAAATTTGCCGCCAATCTTGGGATTGATATTACCTGGATGTCATGGGCTGCAGCAGGTTTCATTCCCGGTGCGGTAGCGTTCTTTGTTGTTCCTTTGGTATTGTACAAATTATATCCGCCTGAACTGAAAAAAACAGGTGATGCTCCAAAAATGGCCGCTCAGAAATTAAAAGAAATGGGACCTATTTCCAGAAACGAATGGCTGATGCTGCTAGCATTTTTTATTCTGCTGGCCCTTTGGATATTTGGAGGAGCACTTTCTATTGATGCTACCACTACAGCATTCATCGGATTAACACTATTGCTGTTAACTTCAGTATTAACCTGGGAAGATGTAAAAGGAGAAAAAGGAGCATGGGATACTATCGTTTGGTTCGCTGTACTGGTGATGATGGCAAGCTCTTTAAATGAATTAGGTTTCATTGGATGGTTCAGTAACCTTATCAAAGTACAAATTGGAGGTTTGAGCTGGCAGGTAGCCTTCCCGGTTATTATTATAGTCTATTTCTTCAGTCACTATATTTTTGCCAGTGCTACCGCTCACGTAGCGGCTATGTATGCAGCATTACTAGGTGTTGGGGTTTCTTTGGGAATCCCTCCAATGTTACTGGCAATGATGCTTGGTTTCATGGGTTCTATTTATGGAGTGCTTACCCATTATGGCCACGGTCCGGCTCCGGTATTCTTCGGAAGTGGATATGTAGATCTCAAAGCCTGGTGGGTAAGAGGTCTTGAAATAGGAATCGTACTATTGATCATTTATATGGTTGTAGGAGGATTGTGGATGAAAGTCTTAGGATATTATTAA
- a CDS encoding succinate dehydrogenase cytochrome b subunit: protein MLSTLSRKMLMCLTGLFLGFFLLIHFLGNLQLFLPQEQAHLQFNAYSHFLSGNIIIKIVSYVLYASIILHAVDGLMITLKNKKSGGGYQRDGRGRASKWASRNMGILGTLILIFLVIHFQNFWYIYKFGNPPLDENGNKDLYILVVNVFKEWWYVIIYVLSMIALCYHLIHGIHSAVRTLGLYHPKFVQWFKTIGIAYSIIICIGFALMPVYVFFTYH, encoded by the coding sequence ATGTTATCAACACTGTCAAGAAAAATGCTGATGTGCCTTACAGGACTCTTTTTGGGATTCTTCCTGTTGATTCATTTCCTTGGAAATCTTCAGCTTTTTCTTCCACAAGAACAGGCACACCTGCAATTTAATGCCTATTCGCATTTTTTATCAGGAAACATCATTATTAAAATAGTGTCTTACGTCTTATATGCCAGTATCATTCTGCATGCTGTAGACGGGCTTATGATCACTTTAAAGAATAAAAAATCAGGCGGCGGCTATCAGAGAGACGGACGCGGAAGAGCCAGCAAATGGGCCTCCAGAAATATGGGAATCCTCGGAACATTAATTCTGATTTTCCTGGTGATCCATTTCCAGAACTTCTGGTATATCTATAAATTCGGAAATCCGCCTTTGGATGAAAACGGAAACAAAGATCTCTACATTCTGGTAGTGAATGTCTTTAAAGAATGGTGGTACGTTATCATTTATGTTTTATCAATGATTGCTTTATGCTATCACCTGATTCATGGGATACACAGTGCGGTAAGAACGCTGGGACTGTATCATCCTAAGTTTGTACAATGGTTCAAAACTATCGGAATTGCCTATTCAATCATTATCTGTATAGGTTTTGCATTGATGCCGGTGTATGTATTCTTTACTTATCATTAA
- a CDS encoding fumarate reductase/succinate dehydrogenase flavoprotein subunit — MILDSKIPQGPLEHKWENYKKKARLVNPANRKKLDVIVVGTGLAGSSIAASLGEMGYNVKSFCFQDSPRRAHSVAAQGGVNAAKNYKNDGDSVYRMFVDTLKGGDFRAREANVYRMAECSLNLIDQAVAQGVPFGREYGGYLNNRSFGGVQVSRTFYARGQTGQQLLLGAYQALMRQVGKGSVQLFSRHEMLDLVTVDGKARGIIVRNLDTGEIERHAAHAVILATGGYGKIYYLSTLAMGCNGSAIWRAHKKGALMASPSWIQVHPTSLPQSGDYQSKLTLMSESLRNDGRIWVPLKEGENRPPNDIPENERDYYLERRYPAFGNLAPRDISSRAAKERIDAGFGIGPLKNAVYLDFSKAIQEQGKDKIREKYGNLFDMYLKITGYDAYKEPMMISPSAHFSMGGLWVDYELMTTVPGLFALGEANFADHGANRLGANSLLQASVDGYFIAPYTIANYLADEIHTGKISPDTPEFEHAEQAVKEQIQDFMNIKGTKTVDYFHKTLGKLLYDYCGLARNEEGLKYAIQEIRKLKQEFYKDVRVSGQGDKMNTELEKAGRVADYFEIGELMCYDALTRNESCGAHFREEFQTPDGEAMRNDTEYQFISAWAWTGENGEPALIKEPLIFEEIQPTVRSYK; from the coding sequence ATGATTTTAGATTCAAAAATACCACAAGGCCCATTGGAACATAAATGGGAAAATTATAAAAAGAAAGCAAGACTCGTGAATCCTGCCAACCGAAAAAAACTGGATGTAATTGTTGTAGGAACCGGACTGGCGGGAAGTTCTATTGCAGCTTCCTTGGGAGAGATGGGCTATAATGTCAAATCATTCTGTTTTCAGGACAGCCCGAGAAGAGCACACTCTGTGGCAGCACAGGGAGGTGTAAATGCAGCAAAAAACTATAAAAACGATGGTGACAGTGTATACAGAATGTTTGTAGACACGCTAAAAGGCGGAGATTTCAGAGCCCGTGAAGCCAATGTATACCGTATGGCAGAATGTTCTCTGAACCTTATTGACCAAGCTGTAGCACAAGGCGTACCTTTTGGACGTGAATACGGAGGATATCTGAATAACCGTTCTTTCGGTGGAGTTCAGGTAAGCCGTACTTTTTATGCCAGAGGGCAAACCGGACAACAGTTACTTCTGGGGGCTTATCAGGCTTTAATGCGACAGGTGGGAAAAGGCTCTGTACAATTATTTTCAAGACATGAAATGCTTGATCTGGTTACCGTTGACGGGAAAGCCAGAGGAATTATCGTTAGGAATTTAGACACAGGAGAAATTGAAAGACATGCAGCACATGCTGTAATACTGGCAACAGGTGGCTACGGAAAAATCTACTATCTGTCTACCCTTGCCATGGGATGTAATGGCTCTGCCATATGGAGAGCCCATAAAAAAGGAGCTTTAATGGCTTCTCCAAGCTGGATTCAGGTACACCCTACTTCTCTTCCACAATCCGGAGATTATCAGTCTAAACTGACCTTAATGTCTGAATCATTGCGTAATGACGGACGAATCTGGGTTCCGTTGAAAGAAGGTGAAAACAGACCACCCAATGATATTCCGGAAAATGAAAGGGATTATTATCTTGAAAGACGATATCCGGCTTTCGGAAATCTTGCTCCAAGGGATATTTCTTCCCGTGCGGCAAAGGAAAGAATTGATGCCGGTTTCGGAATCGGGCCTTTGAAAAATGCAGTATATCTTGATTTTTCAAAAGCAATACAAGAACAGGGAAAAGATAAGATCAGGGAAAAATATGGAAACTTATTTGATATGTATCTTAAAATAACAGGATATGATGCCTATAAGGAACCTATGATGATCTCTCCTTCTGCACACTTCTCCATGGGTGGGCTTTGGGTAGATTATGAACTGATGACCACTGTTCCGGGACTTTTTGCTTTAGGTGAAGCTAATTTTGCAGATCATGGTGCCAACAGATTAGGCGCAAACTCTCTTTTACAGGCTTCAGTAGACGGATATTTCATTGCTCCTTATACAATTGCCAATTATCTGGCCGATGAAATTCATACCGGAAAAATTTCACCGGATACTCCGGAATTTGAACATGCTGAACAAGCAGTGAAAGAACAGATTCAGGACTTTATGAACATCAAAGGAACCAAAACCGTTGATTATTTCCACAAAACATTAGGAAAACTCCTGTACGATTATTGTGGTCTGGCCAGAAACGAAGAAGGATTGAAATATGCCATTCAGGAGATCAGAAAACTGAAACAGGAATTCTACAAAGATGTAAGAGTTTCCGGACAGGGAGATAAAATGAATACCGAACTGGAAAAAGCAGGTCGTGTTGCTGATTATTTCGAAATCGGGGAACTGATGTGCTATGATGCATTAACCCGTAACGAATCCTGCGGAGCTCATTTCCGGGAAGAGTTCCAGACACCGGATGGAGAAGCGATGAGAAATGATACCGAATATCAGTTTATCTCTGCCTGGGCATGGACGGGTGAAAATGGCGAACCAGCATTGATTAAAGAGCCTTTAATCTTTGAAGAGATTCAGCCAACAGTAAGAAGTTACAAATAA
- a CDS encoding succinate dehydrogenase/fumarate reductase iron-sulfur subunit — translation MDLHLKIWRQKDRKSEGKLVGYDLKGLNSHMSFLEMLDTLNEKLITEGDEPVEFDHDCREGICGQCGMMINGIAHGPLKNTTTCQLHLRSFKDGETILIEPFRAEAFPVKKDLKVDRSAFDRIISSGGFVSVNTGQAPDATAIPVTHQTAEEAFDSAACIGCGACVATCKNGSAALFTSAKITHMALLPQGKEERSKRVLDMIAQMDTELFGHCSNTEACEVECPQGISVLNIARMNFEYNRALFFRKKN, via the coding sequence ATGGATTTACATCTTAAGATATGGAGACAGAAAGACAGAAAAAGTGAAGGAAAACTCGTCGGTTATGACCTGAAAGGATTGAATTCCCATATGTCTTTCTTAGAAATGCTGGATACCCTGAATGAAAAACTGATCACTGAGGGAGATGAACCTGTAGAATTTGATCACGACTGCCGTGAAGGAATCTGTGGACAATGTGGGATGATGATTAACGGTATTGCCCATGGTCCTCTGAAAAATACAACGACCTGCCAGCTTCATTTAAGGTCTTTTAAAGATGGGGAAACGATTCTGATAGAACCATTCCGGGCTGAAGCTTTTCCTGTAAAGAAAGATTTAAAAGTAGATCGTTCTGCTTTTGACAGAATTATATCTTCAGGAGGTTTTGTATCTGTAAATACGGGGCAGGCTCCTGATGCAACGGCTATTCCAGTGACTCACCAAACGGCTGAAGAAGCTTTTGATTCTGCCGCATGTATCGGATGTGGAGCTTGTGTGGCTACCTGTAAAAATGGAAGTGCCGCCTTATTTACCTCTGCAAAGATTACCCACATGGCACTTCTTCCTCAGGGGAAAGAAGAACGAAGTAAAAGAGTATTGGATATGATTGCACAAATGGATACGGAATTATTCGGGCACTGCTCCAATACGGAAGCCTGTGAAGTGGAATGTCCTCAGGGAATTTCCGTACTCAATATCGCCAGAATGAATTTTGAGTATAACAGAGCTTTGTTTTTCAGAAAGAAAAATTAA
- a CDS encoding cyclase family protein, which produces MKTTLVDLTKPIQYNAGDPWFMRVKIKHKAHRKSHWLIRLALRLPSRLFPKNWTGWADDTIKNMGLHATTHIDAPWHYGPVVEGKPAKTIDQIPLEWCYGEGIVIDCTHKEDFVAITVDDLKNDLNKNGITIQEGNIVLIRTDRDKLMGTPEFVEKGTGMSKEATEWLIDQGVKVMGIDQWGWDLPLKYMAQKAKELNDPEFFWEGHRVGIEKEYLHIEQLTNLGALPPSGFKICVFPLKIVGGSAAPARVVAMIDA; this is translated from the coding sequence ATGAAAACAACACTTGTCGATTTAACAAAGCCTATTCAGTATAATGCAGGCGACCCATGGTTCATGCGGGTGAAAATTAAACATAAAGCACACAGAAAATCACATTGGCTGATTCGTCTGGCACTGAGACTTCCTTCAAGACTTTTTCCTAAAAACTGGACGGGTTGGGCAGATGATACTATCAAAAATATGGGACTTCATGCTACGACCCATATTGATGCTCCATGGCATTACGGCCCTGTAGTAGAAGGGAAACCTGCTAAAACAATAGACCAGATTCCATTGGAGTGGTGCTATGGAGAAGGGATTGTGATCGACTGTACTCATAAAGAAGATTTTGTAGCCATCACTGTAGATGATCTTAAAAATGATCTGAATAAAAACGGGATCACCATCCAGGAAGGAAATATTGTACTGATCAGAACGGATCGTGATAAGCTGATGGGAACTCCGGAGTTTGTAGAAAAAGGAACAGGAATGAGTAAAGAAGCTACAGAATGGCTGATTGATCAGGGCGTAAAAGTAATGGGAATTGATCAGTGGGGCTGGGATCTTCCTCTAAAATATATGGCTCAAAAAGCCAAAGAACTGAATGATCCCGAATTCTTCTGGGAAGGCCACCGCGTAGGAATTGAGAAAGAATATTTACACATCGAGCAGCTTACCAATCTTGGAGCATTGCCTCCATCAGGATTTAAAATCTGTGTATTTCCTCTTAAAATTGTCGGAGGATCTGCAGCTCCGGCGAGAGTAGTAGCAATGATAGATGCATAG
- a CDS encoding nucleoid-associated protein — MFSKIIVHRVGNKINGDSLTISQEELKLEEGMAEMLEDYFLGSFKSEETFHFYSDTYLVNNPVYSAVSEIFDDKSKFIWESENIAKHLFEAAENPRVQSGELFIVLFEDESDRPDKVDKIGIFKTEKRESFLKINPAEETFDIEKDQGIGLSKIDKAALIYNNNKETGYILSVVDNNKNGDMYYWFEDFLKVKQRDDEYFHTQEALMVYKDYITKQLPQEFEVSKADQADFLNKSINFFKEKEEFKLDEFASEVLGDEHVIESFVNFKTDYEQDMQVNIAEEFPISEAAVKKTQRHFKSIIKLDKNFHIYIHGDRQKIEMGEDDKGKYYRLYFEKEV, encoded by the coding sequence ATGTTTTCAAAAATAATAGTACACAGAGTAGGAAATAAGATCAATGGGGATTCCCTGACGATTTCCCAGGAGGAATTGAAACTGGAAGAAGGAATGGCAGAAATGCTTGAAGATTACTTTTTAGGTTCTTTTAAATCGGAAGAAACCTTCCATTTTTACAGTGATACTTACCTGGTCAATAATCCGGTTTACAGTGCTGTATCTGAAATTTTTGATGACAAATCCAAGTTCATCTGGGAATCTGAGAATATTGCAAAGCATCTTTTTGAAGCGGCAGAAAACCCAAGAGTTCAGAGTGGAGAGCTTTTTATCGTTCTTTTTGAAGATGAAAGTGACCGTCCGGACAAGGTAGATAAAATCGGGATCTTTAAAACAGAGAAGAGAGAATCTTTCCTGAAAATAAATCCTGCAGAAGAAACATTTGACATTGAAAAAGATCAGGGAATTGGTTTATCTAAAATTGATAAGGCGGCTTTGATTTATAACAATAATAAAGAAACCGGATACATACTTTCTGTGGTTGACAACAACAAAAACGGAGATATGTACTACTGGTTCGAAGATTTCCTGAAAGTAAAACAGCGTGATGACGAATATTTCCACACGCAGGAAGCGTTGATGGTCTATAAAGATTATATCACAAAACAGCTTCCTCAGGAATTTGAAGTTTCCAAAGCGGATCAGGCAGATTTCCTTAATAAATCTATCAATTTCTTCAAAGAAAAAGAAGAGTTTAAACTGGATGAATTTGCCAGTGAAGTATTGGGTGACGAACATGTAATTGAAAGTTTTGTGAACTTTAAAACAGATTACGAACAGGATATGCAGGTGAATATCGCTGAAGAATTCCCGATCAGTGAAGCAGCGGTAAAAAAGACACAGAGACACTTTAAGAGTATCATTAAATTAGATAAGAACTTCCACATCTACATCCACGGAGACAGACAGAAAATTGAAATGGGTGAAGATGATAAAGGAAAATACTACAGACTTTATTTCGAAAAAGAGGTGTAA